One Pontibacillus yanchengensis DNA window includes the following coding sequences:
- a CDS encoding YolD-like family protein yields the protein MTLRDRGNIKWTSLMLPEHVQILKDMWKEDDLQTAPELDEQALQQLNETIQSAYEEQLTIILHIFSDGSFHEYTGRIEQLLPHDQRVKFRTSKGQLHLFPIHSIVNVA from the coding sequence ATGACCTTACGCGATAGAGGTAATATCAAATGGACTTCCCTTATGTTACCCGAGCATGTTCAAATCCTAAAAGATATGTGGAAAGAAGACGATTTACAAACAGCTCCTGAGTTAGATGAACAAGCATTACAACAATTAAATGAAACAATACAAAGCGCTTACGAAGAACAGCTTACAATCATATTGCATATTTTTTCAGATGGCTCATTTCATGAATATACAGGAAGGATAGAGCAACTACTACCTCATGATCAGCGAGTAAAATTCAGAACAAGTAAAGGTCAACTACACTTGTTTCCTATTCATTCCATTGTAAATGTTGCCTAA
- a CDS encoding YjcZ family sporulation protein, with protein sequence MSYGCGGGYGYGYGNFVLIVVLFILLIIVGAAFVY encoded by the coding sequence ATGAGTTACGGTTGTGGTGGCGGTTATGGTTACGGTTATGGTAACTTTGTATTGATTGTGGTTCTATTTATCTTGTTGATTATCGTAGGAGCTGCATTTGTGTACTAA
- a CDS encoding HD domain-containing protein — protein MNQEEIRSCTKQYVASIFQEEPTGHDFEHMKRVANMAAYIADEEGADPFICEMAGWLHDVTDGKLTDNENQAKENLHTFLHKLPLETEDKNAILAAMKDVSFRGKHIIPYTYEGKIVQDADRLDAIGAIGIARTFAFGGNKEQLLYTEDEQERSQPGTSIQHFYDKLLHLKGYMNTPTAISLAEERHAILEKFLNDFHEEWKKFS, from the coding sequence ATGAATCAAGAAGAAATACGGTCATGTACCAAACAGTACGTAGCCTCAATATTTCAAGAAGAGCCAACAGGCCATGATTTTGAGCATATGAAAAGAGTCGCAAATATGGCTGCCTATATTGCTGACGAAGAAGGTGCTGATCCGTTCATTTGTGAAATGGCAGGCTGGTTGCATGATGTAACAGATGGTAAATTAACGGACAATGAGAATCAGGCCAAAGAGAATTTGCACACGTTTTTACATAAATTGCCCTTAGAAACAGAGGATAAAAATGCAATCTTAGCTGCAATGAAGGATGTGTCCTTTAGAGGGAAACACATCATTCCCTACACTTACGAAGGGAAAATTGTGCAAGATGCTGATCGTCTAGATGCTATTGGAGCAATCGGCATTGCTAGGACATTTGCATTTGGAGGAAATAAAGAACAACTTTTATATACAGAAGATGAACAAGAACGTTCACAACCAGGCACCTCCATTCAACATTTTTATGATAAACTACTTCATCTAAAAGGATACATGAATACACCTACAGCTATTTCATTAGCTGAAGAAAGACATGCTATATTAGAGAAGTTTTTAAACGACTTTCATGAGGAGTGGAAGAAATTTTCTTAA
- the tatA gene encoding twin-arginine translocase TatA/TatE family subunit produces MPSLIGIPGLILILAITLILFGPKKLPEIGKATGQTLKEFKRSTRELTSDESDKTDQSSEALSSNEENRNS; encoded by the coding sequence ATGCCATCATTAATAGGAATACCTGGATTAATACTTATATTAGCGATAACATTGATACTTTTTGGACCAAAGAAGCTTCCGGAAATAGGCAAAGCTACTGGGCAAACATTAAAAGAATTCAAGCGATCAACTCGCGAATTAACGAGTGATGAATCTGATAAAACTGATCAGTCTAGCGAAGCATTGTCTTCAAATGAAGAGAATCGAAATTCCTAA
- a CDS encoding twin-arginine translocase TatA/TatE family subunit, whose protein sequence is MFSQIGFPGLILILVIALIVFGPSKLPEIGKAVGSSLREFKKATTDIMSDSDDDTKKVKQEQDKNA, encoded by the coding sequence ATGTTCTCACAAATAGGGTTTCCTGGATTAATCCTTATTTTAGTTATTGCGTTAATAGTCTTTGGTCCCTCCAAGCTACCAGAAATAGGGAAAGCTGTTGGGAGCTCATTAAGAGAGTTTAAAAAGGCAACAACTGACATCATGTCTGATTCAGATGATGATACGAAAAAGGTAAAGCAAGAGCAAGATAAAAACGCATAA
- a CDS encoding thymidylate synthase, translated as MKQGEQAYLDLCQYVLDQGTQKGDRTGTGTISVFGYQMRFDLQQGFPLLTTKKVPFRLIKSELLWFLSGDTNIQYLLKHNNNIWNEWPFRNWVNSNDYEGPDMTDFGIRSQQDSEFKAKYEEQMASFKEKILNDNEFARTYGDLGNVYGKQWREWETSRGETIDQIKDVIEMIKHNPDSRRLIVSAWSPEDIGPEKAALPPCHILFQFYVADGKLSCQLYQRSGDIFLGVPFNIASYALLTHLIARECGLDVGEFIHTLGDAHIYSNHIDQVRTQLARPPKMLPTLQINPEIESIFDVQMEDIEINGYEPHPAIKAPVAV; from the coding sequence ATGAAACAAGGTGAGCAAGCATACCTCGATCTATGTCAATATGTATTAGACCAAGGTACTCAAAAGGGAGACCGTACAGGAACAGGAACAATTTCTGTGTTTGGTTATCAAATGCGTTTTGACTTACAGCAAGGGTTCCCTTTATTAACGACAAAAAAAGTGCCGTTTCGATTGATTAAGAGTGAACTGCTTTGGTTCTTAAGTGGAGATACAAATATACAGTATTTATTAAAACATAATAACAATATATGGAATGAGTGGCCGTTTCGAAATTGGGTGAATAGTAACGATTATGAAGGTCCTGATATGACAGACTTTGGCATTAGAAGTCAACAAGATTCTGAATTTAAAGCTAAGTACGAGGAGCAAATGGCTTCATTCAAAGAAAAAATTCTGAATGATAACGAGTTTGCACGTACATATGGTGATTTAGGGAATGTGTATGGAAAGCAGTGGCGTGAATGGGAAACTTCCAGAGGGGAAACCATTGACCAGATTAAAGATGTAATCGAGATGATTAAACATAATCCTGATTCTCGTCGTCTAATTGTTTCCGCATGGAGTCCAGAAGATATTGGGCCAGAAAAAGCAGCACTACCTCCTTGCCATATTTTATTTCAATTTTATGTCGCAGATGGAAAATTAAGCTGCCAGTTGTATCAGCGTAGTGGAGATATCTTTCTGGGAGTCCCTTTTAACATTGCAAGCTATGCGTTGTTAACACATTTAATTGCTCGTGAATGTGGTCTGGATGTGGGTGAATTTATTCACACACTAGGAGATGCTCATATTTATTCCAATCATATAGATCAAGTAAGAACGCAATTAGCAAGACCCCCAAAAATGTTACCAACCTTACAAATTAATCCTGAAATAGAGTCAATTTTTGATGTGCAAATGGAGGACATAGAAATAAATGGCTATGAACCTCATCCAGCTATTAAAGCGCCAGTAGCTGTATAA
- the tatC gene encoding twin-arginine translocase subunit TatC, protein MSEQSNTTDQEMNITDHLGELRTRLLWTFVVFVAFFILGFVFVEEIYQYFESNVQYELTVLGPFDILWIYIMLASMVAITGTLPVLTLQIWLFVKPALTPKEQKVSLSYIPSIFLLFVGGLAFGYFIIEPLIFQFLLSLGEGMFNTMFTVEKYFKFLIRVTLPFAIFFEIPLVVMFLTSLGIVNPKMLRRTRKYAYFVLVIIGTMISPPDFILQIVVAIPLIVLYEVSIILSGIVERRRQRNLDKDLSSEV, encoded by the coding sequence TTGTCGGAACAATCCAATACAACAGATCAGGAAATGAACATAACGGATCATTTAGGTGAGTTACGAACCCGCTTATTATGGACATTTGTGGTTTTTGTAGCGTTCTTTATCCTAGGTTTTGTATTCGTTGAAGAGATCTATCAATATTTTGAAAGTAATGTACAATATGAGCTAACAGTATTAGGACCATTTGATATCTTATGGATCTATATAATGCTAGCTAGTATGGTGGCCATTACAGGTACTTTGCCCGTGTTAACCTTACAAATTTGGCTTTTCGTTAAGCCAGCATTAACACCAAAGGAACAGAAGGTATCGTTAAGCTATATACCATCCATTTTCCTGTTGTTTGTTGGTGGTCTAGCATTTGGATATTTTATTATTGAACCTTTAATCTTTCAGTTTTTACTTTCCCTTGGAGAAGGTATGTTTAATACTATGTTCACAGTGGAGAAGTATTTTAAGTTTCTAATACGGGTTACATTGCCTTTCGCTATCTTTTTTGAAATTCCTCTTGTTGTTATGTTTTTAACGAGCTTGGGGATTGTTAACCCTAAAATGCTCCGGAGAACAAGGAAATATGCCTACTTTGTATTAGTTATTATCGGAACTATGATATCTCCGCCAGATTTCATTTTACAAATTGTAGTGGCAATTCCGTTAATTGTTTTATACGAAGTTTCGATCATATTGTCAGGGATAGTTGAACGAAGAAGACAAAGAAACTTAGATAAGGACTTGTCTTCAGAGGTATAA
- a CDS encoding dihydrofolate reductase — MISFLVAMDRNRVIGKDNDLPWRLPEDLKFFKQVSMGKTIIMGRKTFESMKGPLPGRTNVVVTRNKDYEKGGCTVIHGIEEIYKWNEEQPEKEWLVIGGSHLFEQVIDDADRMYITWIDKEFEGDTYFPEFDEMNWVLTHNEKGKKDEKNPYDYYFRQYDRKS, encoded by the coding sequence ATGATATCGTTTCTTGTTGCTATGGATCGAAACCGTGTCATTGGTAAAGATAATGATTTACCGTGGCGTTTACCAGAAGATTTAAAATTCTTTAAACAAGTTTCTATGGGTAAAACAATTATTATGGGCAGGAAGACATTCGAGTCCATGAAGGGTCCTTTACCTGGAAGAACGAATGTGGTTGTAACAAGAAATAAGGATTATGAAAAAGGAGGTTGTACCGTAATTCATGGGATAGAAGAAATCTACAAGTGGAATGAAGAACAACCTGAAAAAGAATGGCTTGTCATTGGTGGAAGTCACCTTTTTGAACAAGTTATCGACGATGCAGACCGTATGTATATCACGTGGATTGATAAAGAATTTGAAGGAGATACATACTTCCCTGAATTCGATGAAATGAATTGGGTCCTAACTCATAATGAAAAAGGTAAAAAAGATGAGAAGAATCCTTATGATTATTACTTTCGACAATACGATCGGAAATCATAG
- the mobA gene encoding molybdenum cofactor guanylyltransferase, with protein MVRAIVLAGGESRRMGQNKALLSLYGKPMITHVVEEIERFTSSIVISTNEPNLFSFLSYLKVEDHYKGLGPLAALESAMAQSEEEWFLVAACDMPFINHKIYNEVFQNRGLYKAVVPVYDGRIQPMSALYHKDLYPLIVQLLEANNLRMVDLLNLTSTNYFSSFSNNINKDEMEKHFINLNYPDQYKKWQTK; from the coding sequence TTGGTTCGAGCTATTGTGCTAGCCGGAGGAGAATCAAGACGTATGGGACAAAATAAAGCTTTATTATCCCTTTATGGTAAGCCAATGATTACGCATGTAGTAGAAGAGATAGAGCGTTTTACTTCTTCTATCGTAATCTCAACTAATGAACCCAATCTTTTTTCTTTCTTATCCTACCTAAAGGTGGAAGACCATTACAAAGGACTAGGTCCGTTGGCAGCTTTAGAAAGTGCGATGGCTCAATCTGAAGAAGAATGGTTTTTAGTAGCAGCTTGCGATATGCCATTTATTAACCATAAGATATACAACGAAGTGTTTCAAAACAGAGGCCTATATAAAGCAGTTGTTCCAGTCTATGATGGGAGAATTCAACCTATGTCAGCCCTTTATCATAAAGACCTTTATCCATTAATTGTTCAACTATTAGAAGCTAACAATTTAAGAATGGTTGATTTATTAAATTTAACGTCAACGAATTATTTTTCGTCCTTTTCTAATAATATAAACAAGGATGAAATGGAAAAACATTTTATAAATCTTAACTATCCTGATCAATATAAGAAATGGCAAACTAAGTAA
- a CDS encoding exonuclease SbcCD subunit D produces the protein MMKILHTADWHLGKLVHQLHMTEDQSYIIDQIIQIVQEEQPDVVVIAGDLYDRAIPPKEAVELLNNTLTTLIFDLGIPVLANTGNHDSPDRLNFGSQLFKRQQFYLQAHLEGALEPVTLRDEYGDIHFYLIPYIEPADARIEFEDESIQTHQEAMETVVKCVQDKMNHNERHVFVGHAFLAGGMESESEERLSMIGGTPYIDASLFYDFDYVALGHLHQPQRVKRDVIRYSGSILKYSFSEANHKKSVTIVELTNQGVEEIKQIPLVPKRDMRIKEGYLQELLDTDEEGMQDYLHIKLLDKGQLLDPMGKLRKVFPNVLSLERVGLMGDSKEKQLQNVQERKQMSHLELFQSFYKEVKGEDLDDKRTSHIFQVIQELIQEERNQ, from the coding sequence ATGATGAAAATTTTACATACAGCTGATTGGCATTTAGGAAAGCTTGTTCATCAATTACATATGACCGAAGATCAGAGCTATATCATTGACCAGATAATTCAGATTGTTCAAGAAGAACAACCTGATGTCGTTGTGATAGCTGGAGATTTATATGATCGAGCTATTCCGCCAAAGGAAGCTGTAGAATTATTAAATAATACACTTACGACTTTAATTTTCGATCTGGGTATCCCAGTTTTAGCCAATACAGGAAATCATGATAGTCCAGATCGTCTGAACTTTGGTAGCCAGTTGTTTAAACGTCAACAATTCTATTTACAAGCTCATTTAGAAGGAGCATTAGAACCCGTGACATTACGGGATGAGTATGGAGATATTCATTTTTATCTTATTCCTTACATTGAACCGGCTGATGCAAGGATTGAATTTGAGGATGAATCTATTCAAACTCATCAAGAAGCTATGGAAACTGTTGTGAAATGCGTACAAGATAAAATGAACCATAATGAAAGGCATGTATTTGTAGGACATGCTTTTTTAGCAGGAGGAATGGAATCTGAGTCTGAAGAACGTCTTTCCATGATAGGGGGGACCCCCTATATAGATGCTTCTTTATTTTATGATTTTGATTACGTGGCGTTAGGTCACTTGCATCAGCCTCAAAGGGTAAAAAGAGATGTTATTCGTTATTCTGGTTCGATATTAAAATATTCATTTTCCGAAGCTAATCATAAAAAATCAGTTACAATTGTTGAACTCACCAACCAAGGAGTAGAAGAAATTAAACAAATCCCTTTGGTACCAAAAAGAGATATGAGAATTAAAGAAGGGTATTTGCAGGAATTATTAGATACTGACGAAGAAGGTATGCAAGACTACCTACATATTAAATTACTGGATAAAGGTCAATTACTTGATCCTATGGGGAAGCTTCGTAAAGTTTTTCCTAATGTATTAAGTCTTGAAAGGGTCGGATTGATGGGAGATAGTAAAGAGAAACAATTGCAAAATGTACAAGAGCGGAAACAAATGTCTCATTTAGAACTTTTTCAATCTTTTTATAAAGAAGTAAAAGGTGAAGACTTAGATGATAAAAGAACATCACACATTTTTCAAGTCATACAAGAATTAATTCAGGAAGAAAGGAATCAGTAG
- a CDS encoding YozE family protein: protein MRSFYHFMMTYRGKMNPDEESRLADWMFKDHSFPKQSHSYDEISRYLEWNIPFSSALKVFDDLWERYQMQEING, encoded by the coding sequence ATGCGATCATTTTATCATTTTATGATGACATATAGAGGGAAAATGAATCCTGATGAAGAAAGTCGGTTAGCAGATTGGATGTTTAAGGATCATAGTTTTCCTAAACAATCTCACTCATACGATGAAATAAGCAGATATTTAGAGTGGAATATCCCTTTTTCTTCAGCTTTAAAAGTTTTCGACGATTTATGGGAGAGGTATCAGATGCAGGAGATTAATGGATGA